One stretch of Tepidibacter hydrothermalis DNA includes these proteins:
- the ptsG gene encoding glucose-specific PTS transporter subunit IIBC produces the protein MKKIFGILQQIGKALMLPVAILPAAGILLGFGNAFQNPATLAKLPFLGAPVIQYIAKIMEQAGGVVFGNLALLFAVGVAVGLADGEGVAAIAAVIGYLIMNVTMGTAKGITADMVGNSPAYASVLGIPTLQTGVFGGIIIGVLAASMYKKYYNMELPPYLGFFAGKRFVPIITAVSSLILGIIMIFAWPPVQNGLNWFSHSMIDANRTLAAFIFGVIERSLIPFGLHHIFYSPFWFEFGEYVNKAGELVRGDNSIFFAQLKDGVDLTAGTFMTGKFPFMMFGLPAAALAMYHEAKPEKKALVGGIMASAALTSFLTGITEPIEFTFLFVAPILYGIHCIFAGLSFMLMHILGVKIGMTFSGGVIDFLLFGVLQGKTAWWLVILVGLAFAPIYYFGFRFAIRKFNLKTPGREDEEDVVETKNTKGAELAQGILKALGGKENVAKLDACITRLRISVNDIKNVDKDELKALGASGVLEVGNNLQAIFGPRSETLKGQIKDIMKGKTPVIEEVEKKTVAKDSSKKLNFVSPLNGKVLDIKDVPDKVFSEKIMGDGFAIEPTDGEVVSPVNGVITTFFKTKHAIGFTADNGQEVLVHFGIDTVNLNGEGFEALAKEGDKVKAGQLVLKVDLETVKKAVPSLITPIVFTNLDEGQKVNAKTGKTVKTGDENIVSVK, from the coding sequence ATGAAAAAAATATTCGGAATTTTACAACAAATTGGTAAAGCTTTAATGCTTCCGGTTGCAATATTACCTGCAGCAGGAATACTTCTTGGTTTTGGTAATGCTTTTCAAAATCCAGCTACATTAGCTAAATTACCATTTTTAGGAGCTCCTGTAATACAGTATATTGCTAAAATTATGGAGCAAGCAGGTGGAGTTGTATTTGGAAATCTTGCTTTATTATTTGCAGTAGGTGTAGCAGTAGGACTTGCTGATGGAGAAGGTGTTGCAGCAATTGCAGCGGTTATAGGATATTTAATAATGAATGTTACTATGGGAACTGCAAAAGGTATTACAGCTGATATGGTAGGAAACAGCCCAGCTTATGCAAGTGTTTTAGGTATACCAACACTTCAAACAGGAGTATTTGGTGGTATTATAATTGGGGTATTAGCAGCAAGTATGTATAAAAAATACTACAACATGGAGCTGCCTCCTTATTTAGGATTCTTTGCAGGAAAAAGATTCGTTCCAATTATAACAGCGGTATCATCTTTAATATTAGGAATTATAATGATATTTGCATGGCCTCCAGTTCAAAATGGACTTAACTGGTTCTCTCATAGTATGATAGATGCAAATAGAACTTTAGCAGCATTTATATTTGGAGTAATAGAAAGATCATTAATACCATTTGGTCTTCATCATATATTCTATTCACCATTCTGGTTTGAGTTTGGAGAATATGTAAATAAAGCAGGAGAACTTGTTAGAGGAGATAACTCAATATTCTTTGCTCAATTAAAAGATGGTGTAGATTTAACAGCAGGTACATTTATGACTGGTAAATTCCCGTTCATGATGTTTGGACTTCCAGCAGCAGCACTTGCTATGTATCATGAAGCAAAACCTGAAAAGAAAGCTTTAGTTGGAGGTATAATGGCATCAGCAGCTCTTACATCTTTCTTAACAGGTATTACAGAACCAATAGAATTTACATTCTTATTCGTAGCACCAATTTTATACGGAATTCACTGTATATTTGCAGGATTATCATTTATGTTAATGCATATACTAGGTGTTAAAATAGGTATGACGTTCTCTGGTGGAGTTATAGACTTCTTATTATTTGGAGTTCTTCAAGGTAAAACTGCTTGGTGGTTAGTTATTTTAGTAGGATTAGCTTTTGCACCAATTTATTACTTTGGATTTAGATTTGCAATTAGGAAGTTTAACTTAAAAACTCCTGGTAGAGAAGATGAAGAAGATGTAGTAGAAACTAAGAATACTAAGGGAGCAGAGCTAGCTCAAGGAATATTAAAAGCTTTAGGTGGAAAAGAAAACGTAGCGAAGTTAGATGCTTGTATAACAAGACTTAGAATAAGTGTTAATGATATTAAAAATGTAGATAAAGATGAATTAAAAGCCTTAGGAGCGTCTGGAGTTCTTGAAGTAGGTAATAACTTACAAGCTATATTTGGACCAAGATCAGAGACTTTAAAAGGTCAAATAAAGGATATAATGAAAGGTAAGACTCCTGTAATAGAAGAAGTAGAAAAGAAGACTGTAGCTAAGGATTCAAGCAAAAAATTAAATTTTGTATCTCCTTTAAATGGTAAAGTATTAGATATAAAAGATGTACCTGATAAGGTATTTTCTGAAAAAATAATGGGAGATGGATTTGCTATAGAACCTACAGATGGAGAAGTAGTATCTCCTGTAAATGGAGTTATAACTACATTCTTTAAAACAAAGCATGCAATAGGGTTTACTGCAGATAATGGACAAGAAGTATTAGTTCACTTTGGAATAGACACAGTGAATTTAAATGGAGAAGGATTTGAAGCTTTAGCTAAAGAAGGGGACAAAGTTAAAGCAGGTCAACTGGTTCTTAAGGTTGATTTAGAAACAGTTAAAAAAGCAGTACCATCACTTATAACTCCTATAGTATTTACTAATCTTGATGAAGGACAAAAAGTAAATGCTAAAACAGGAAAAACTGTTAAAACTGGAGATGAAAATATAGTAAGTGTAAAATAA
- a CDS encoding helix-turn-helix domain-containing protein, with translation MELGAKIKHFRKRKGLTIKELSNLTNLSIGFISNLERNLNSPSVSNLQHICEVLGINLMDILKSSSEKDFIVRKDERKEIFTTEDHNIKFEMLTNGNKNLNSIAITIDGNSESSDVSWGHNYDELGIVITGSLEIQIENDTYLLNAGDSIYISKFTPHTYKNPSSEKNVTHWFSVKE, from the coding sequence ATGGAATTAGGAGCAAAAATAAAACATTTTAGAAAGAGAAAAGGATTAACAATAAAAGAATTATCCAATCTTACAAATCTATCAATAGGATTTATAAGTAATCTAGAAAGAAATCTAAATAGCCCCTCTGTTAGCAACCTTCAGCATATATGTGAAGTACTAGGAATAAACTTAATGGACATCTTAAAATCTTCTAGCGAAAAAGATTTTATAGTTAGAAAAGATGAAAGAAAAGAAATTTTTACAACTGAAGACCATAATATAAAATTCGAAATGCTGACTAACGGAAATAAGAACTTAAATTCAATAGCTATAACAATAGACGGAAATAGTGAATCTAGTGATGTCTCATGGGGACATAACTACGACGAGCTAGGTATCGTTATAACCGGAAGTTTAGAGATACAAATAGAAAATGATACTTATTTATTAAATGCTGGAGATAGTATCTACATTAGTAAATTCACACCTCATACTTACAAAAATCCATCTAGCGAAAAAAATGTAACCCATTGGTTTTCTGTAAAAGAATAA
- a CDS encoding PTS sugar transporter subunit IIC: MELVKGTMLLLFCLSLFTLFSLKMPKGMKAMGALADAAVASFLVEAFQSYVGGDMLHIQLLKDTGLAAGGMGGAAAGILVPLALGVSPVYAVLIGCACAGMGILPGFVAGYILSFIVPKIEKKVPAGLDLIVCVAFVAPLARLIATAADPIVTSTLLNIGGIVTSAANGNPMTMGFILGGVITIVATAPLSSMALTAMLGLTGLPMAIGALSVMGSSFMNFVFFDRMKFGDRSTTISVAIEPLTQADVISANPIPVYVTNFVGGGLAGMIVSSFGLVNNAPGTATPIAGLMVMYGFNDPKTVTIAAALCALAGALAGLIGSIVFKNYKIRTVAEIRGEVSTEEKAA; the protein is encoded by the coding sequence ATGGAGTTAGTTAAAGGTACGATGTTGTTATTATTTTGTTTATCACTTTTTACTTTATTTAGTTTAAAGATGCCAAAGGGAATGAAGGCTATGGGAGCATTAGCAGATGCTGCGGTAGCTAGTTTTTTAGTGGAAGCTTTTCAAAGCTATGTGGGTGGAGATATGTTACATATTCAATTATTAAAAGATACGGGGTTAGCTGCTGGAGGTATGGGTGGAGCAGCGGCAGGTATTTTAGTACCTCTGGCTTTGGGTGTTAGCCCTGTTTATGCAGTACTAATAGGATGTGCTTGTGCTGGAATGGGTATATTACCTGGATTTGTAGCGGGTTACATACTTTCGTTTATAGTTCCCAAAATAGAAAAGAAGGTACCTGCAGGATTAGATTTAATAGTGTGTGTTGCTTTTGTAGCACCTCTTGCTAGATTAATAGCTACTGCTGCTGATCCTATAGTAACTTCTACACTACTTAATATAGGTGGAATAGTAACTTCGGCGGCTAATGGAAACCCTATGACTATGGGATTTATACTAGGAGGAGTTATAACTATTGTTGCAACAGCACCACTTAGCTCCATGGCATTAACTGCAATGCTTGGGCTTACAGGTCTACCGATGGCTATAGGAGCTTTATCTGTTATGGGATCATCTTTTATGAATTTTGTATTCTTTGATAGAATGAAGTTTGGAGATAGAAGTACAACTATATCGGTTGCTATAGAGCCTCTAACTCAAGCGGATGTAATATCTGCAAATCCTATACCGGTTTATGTGACTAACTTTGTAGGTGGCGGTCTGGCAGGTATGATAGTTTCTTCATTTGGATTAGTAAACAATGCACCTGGAACTGCAACTCCAATAGCTGGTCTTATGGTGATGTATGGATTCAATGATCCTAAGACTGTTACTATAGCAGCTGCACTTTGTGCACTTGCTGGAGCACTAGCTGGTTTAATTGGTTCTATAGTATTTAAAAACTATAAGATAAGAACTGTTGCAGAAATAAGAGGAGAAGTTAGTACAGAAGAAAAAGCTGCATAG
- a CDS encoding Gx transporter family protein — protein sequence MNKTKKMVFMSILVAQSLAMYIIETYMSNPLVFIAPGAKLGLSNIITLISLIFLGFKDTFVILTARIIISSIFGGGFSAFLYSIAGGILSLLSMDILAKFNKKESSLIGISVIGAMFHNIGQLIMASIIIHNIGIFIYLPILLLTSIPTGLFIGFVCRYLVKNKNIYKSMNIKNREYTITKPKKLDYLILVSVLILSVSTFYFTNMDSGDTGYKRVQVVVDNKVYEDVVITDDDYKKTIKIETEEGYNYIHIHDGGVEITEADCYDEVCVKTGFIDRKGQIIACLPHKMYVKILGEDSQVDNVSY from the coding sequence ATGAATAAAACGAAAAAAATGGTGTTTATGTCTATACTAGTAGCTCAAAGTTTAGCTATGTATATAATAGAGACTTACATGAGTAATCCGCTTGTATTTATAGCACCTGGCGCAAAACTTGGGCTTTCTAATATAATTACTTTAATATCTTTGATTTTTTTAGGATTTAAAGATACGTTTGTAATATTGACTGCTAGGATAATAATATCTTCTATATTTGGAGGAGGATTTTCTGCGTTCTTATACAGTATAGCTGGAGGGATATTGAGTTTATTATCTATGGATATATTAGCTAAGTTTAACAAAAAAGAATCTAGTTTAATAGGTATAAGTGTAATAGGGGCTATGTTTCATAATATAGGGCAATTAATAATGGCATCTATAATAATACATAATATAGGTATATTTATATATCTGCCTATACTTTTATTAACATCTATTCCTACTGGTTTGTTTATTGGGTTTGTATGTAGATATCTTGTAAAAAACAAAAATATATATAAATCTATGAATATAAAAAATAGAGAGTATACTATTACAAAACCTAAAAAACTAGACTATTTAATATTAGTATCAGTTTTGATTTTAAGTGTATCTACATTCTATTTTACTAATATGGACAGTGGAGATACGGGATATAAAAGAGTTCAAGTGGTTGTAGATAATAAGGTTTATGAAGATGTTGTTATAACTGATGATGATTATAAAAAAACAATAAAAATTGAAACGGAAGAAGGATATAATTATATTCATATACACGATGGAGGAGTAGAAATCACAGAAGCTGATTGTTATGATGAGGTTTGTGTTAAAACTGGTTTTATAGATAGAAAGGGACAGATAATAGCATGTCTTCCTCATAAGATGTATGTTAAAATTTTGGGGGAAGATTCACAAGTAGATAATGTATCTTATTGA
- a CDS encoding aspartyl-phosphate phosphatase Spo0E family protein → MKEKLEELKRDIEELREEINRYIEYPDIFKEEILSTSQKIDICINEYLKLQKF, encoded by the coding sequence ATGAAAGAAAAATTAGAGGAATTAAAAAGAGATATAGAGGAATTAAGGGAAGAAATAAATAGATATATAGAATATCCCGATATTTTTAAAGAAGAAATACTGAGCACGAGTCAGAAAATAGATATATGTATAAATGAGTATTTGAAACTACAGAAATTTTAA
- a CDS encoding mechanosensitive ion channel family protein: MIRFINSILIIMFSYLFVRAVKYITKKVFDITKFDVQRENTFKSIIVSISYYLSFSVACVLVLKEFGIIDLNQSTILTGAGIFGVIAGFASQSIIKDVLNGFFILFEKQIKVGDFVYINESFRGTVEEIGLRTTSIRDWNLRRISIPNGEIKSIMNYSRKKMRVIVHVRVSYECDPDFVMQTLEEVCEALNDKYKEFLIKNIMNEPSRPFSVYGVTDIESSSVGAKYTITGVVASFKYFSISKNARLMILVKFREKGIKVAYPKRVNIDADEYESYI; encoded by the coding sequence ATGATTAGGTTTATAAATTCCATATTGATAATAATGTTTAGTTATTTATTTGTAAGAGCTGTAAAGTATATAACTAAAAAAGTATTTGACATAACTAAATTTGATGTTCAAAGAGAAAATACATTTAAGAGTATAATAGTATCTATATCTTATTATTTGTCATTTTCTGTGGCTTGTGTACTGGTATTAAAAGAATTTGGTATAATTGATTTAAATCAATCCACTATACTAACTGGAGCTGGTATATTTGGAGTTATAGCAGGGTTTGCATCTCAAAGTATTATAAAGGATGTACTTAATGGTTTTTTTATATTATTTGAAAAACAGATAAAGGTTGGAGATTTTGTTTACATAAATGAAAGTTTCAGAGGAACTGTAGAGGAAATCGGTCTTAGAACTACTAGTATAAGGGATTGGAATTTGAGAAGAATAAGTATTCCTAATGGTGAAATAAAATCTATTATGAATTATAGTAGAAAAAAAATGAGAGTAATAGTTCATGTAAGGGTGTCTTATGAATGTGATCCTGATTTTGTTATGCAGACTTTAGAGGAAGTATGCGAAGCGTTGAATGACAAATATAAAGAGTTTTTAATTAAGAACATAATGAATGAACCATCAAGACCGTTTTCTGTATATGGAGTAACAGACATAGAATCTAGTAGTGTAGGTGCTAAGTACACTATTACCGGTGTTGTAGCTTCTTTTAAGTATTTTTCTATATCTAAGAATGCTAGGTTAATGATTTTGGTTAAATTCAGAGAAAAGGGAATTAAAGTAGCTTATCCTAAGAGAGTTAATATTGATGCGGATGAATATGAAAGTTATATATAG
- a CDS encoding DUF342 domain-containing protein — translation MYIIQNEFFDIFEDKEKLYIKTKKEGYDIANFSNLSTSHPQISIKYFLNLKNALEKISDDNVEIGILKPKIELSISKDNTEAYFKLNISNDEFKNNKQQIIDSILSELDSNNIVHGIIHTALDEDIKTQENILIAKATPSKNGQDAIIKYLDLPDKKPNMREDGSTNYYEMNLILEVNKHDYLGEKIPLTKGVDGLNIKGDAIPAKPGKNKRLSYDRKTVGEFKEDNKIILRALTAGALSHNQGKVSVIKHLVIDGDVGYETGNIFFDGSVTVKGTVCDDFKVIATEDISIDSIMGIGAAEKIVSTNGDIYVKGGVCGKGKTLIHSKKSVFVKYANSCTIIAEDTINIGFYSLDSILESKSILLNPEKGKIIGGKISAYAKVVTGAIGNSSERKTIVNVKGFDRKQIKKELDELLIKYSSCLLEMEKNKKEMEVFENTVETTEELIKTHEYEYYNNIHEKLTNEISELDQKRKYLTDCLHSKGEGEISILKNAHPQTFLEIKNLQKIIKKETSGTFYAQDNSLHSE, via the coding sequence ATGTACATAATACAAAATGAATTTTTTGATATTTTCGAAGATAAAGAAAAACTTTATATAAAAACAAAGAAAGAAGGATATGATATTGCAAACTTTTCTAATTTATCAACCTCTCATCCTCAAATCAGTATAAAGTATTTTTTAAATCTTAAAAATGCTTTAGAGAAGATTTCAGACGACAATGTGGAAATAGGTATATTAAAACCAAAAATAGAATTGAGTATATCTAAAGATAATACAGAAGCATATTTCAAGTTAAATATTTCAAATGATGAATTTAAAAATAATAAACAACAAATAATCGATTCTATATTATCAGAGCTTGACTCAAACAATATAGTACACGGAATAATTCACACTGCACTTGATGAAGATATAAAAACACAAGAAAATATATTAATAGCAAAAGCAACACCATCAAAAAACGGGCAAGATGCTATAATAAAATATCTAGATTTACCAGATAAAAAACCAAATATGCGAGAAGATGGTTCAACTAATTATTACGAAATGAATCTAATCCTCGAAGTAAATAAGCACGATTATTTAGGAGAAAAGATACCTTTAACCAAAGGTGTTGATGGTTTAAATATAAAAGGAGATGCAATACCAGCAAAGCCTGGAAAAAATAAAAGATTAAGTTACGATAGAAAAACAGTAGGAGAATTTAAAGAAGATAACAAAATAATATTAAGAGCCTTGACTGCCGGTGCTCTTTCTCACAATCAAGGAAAAGTATCCGTTATAAAACATCTAGTAATAGATGGAGATGTAGGCTATGAAACAGGTAATATTTTTTTCGATGGATCAGTAACAGTCAAAGGAACCGTTTGCGATGATTTTAAAGTTATAGCAACAGAAGATATTTCTATAGACAGCATAATGGGAATAGGAGCTGCCGAAAAGATAGTATCAACAAATGGAGATATATATGTAAAAGGCGGAGTTTGCGGAAAGGGAAAAACTTTAATCCACTCTAAAAAAAGTGTTTTTGTTAAATATGCTAATTCATGTACTATAATAGCTGAAGATACTATAAATATTGGATTTTATTCTTTAGATAGTATCCTTGAATCTAAAAGCATCCTTTTGAATCCTGAAAAAGGAAAAATAATAGGCGGAAAAATTAGTGCATATGCAAAAGTAGTAACAGGTGCAATCGGAAACTCTTCAGAGCGAAAAACAATAGTAAACGTCAAAGGCTTTGATAGAAAACAAATAAAAAAGGAATTAGATGAACTTCTAATAAAATATAGCAGTTGCTTATTAGAAATGGAAAAAAATAAAAAAGAAATGGAAGTTTTCGAAAATACAGTTGAAACCACTGAAGAATTGATAAAAACCCATGAATATGAATACTACAATAATATACACGAGAAACTCACGAATGAGATATCAGAGTTAGATCAAAAACGAAAATATCTTACTGACTGTTTACATTCAAAAGGAGAAGGAGAAATATCTATACTAAAAAATGCTCACCCTCAAACTTTCTTAGAAATAAAAAATCTTCAAAAGATAATAAAAAAAGAAACTTCAGGTACTTTTTACGCACAGGATAATAGTCTTCACTCAGAGTAA
- a CDS encoding MgtC/SapB family protein, which yields MTHKEMIFRLLFALFIGGVVGFEREKSNQWAGFRTHILVSIGSCVVAVTSLMLFKEYIQYVNLDPARMPAQVLSGIGFLGAGAILKTKDSIRGLTTAAGIWVTACIGIAIGFGYYYLAFVSCFLLIMTLYTLKFIDKRILLSKTSTLYINTKNISNITSKVIEILESNKIFIKNIDISHDEYKCWDMKIVVVYNSKIEFKEIVKSILDLDDVIKIEYE from the coding sequence ATGACACATAAAGAAATGATATTTAGGTTATTGTTTGCTCTTTTTATAGGGGGCGTAGTTGGTTTTGAAAGAGAAAAATCTAACCAATGGGCGGGCTTTAGAACGCATATATTGGTTTCTATAGGTTCTTGTGTTGTTGCTGTTACATCTTTGATGTTATTTAAAGAATATATACAATATGTAAATTTGGATCCTGCTAGGATGCCAGCTCAAGTTTTATCCGGTATTGGATTTTTAGGAGCAGGAGCAATACTTAAAACGAAAGATAGCATAAGAGGACTCACTACTGCCGCAGGTATTTGGGTTACTGCTTGTATAGGTATAGCTATTGGGTTTGGATATTATTATTTAGCATTTGTATCTTGTTTTTTGCTTATTATGACATTGTATACTTTGAAATTTATAGATAAGAGAATATTACTTAGTAAAACTAGTACCTTGTATATTAATACAAAAAACATTTCAAATATAACATCGAAAGTTATAGAAATACTAGAAAGTAATAAGATTTTTATAAAGAATATAGATATATCTCATGATGAATATAAGTGTTGGGATATGAAAATAGTTGTAGTGTATAATAGTAAGATAGAGTTTAAAGAAATTGTAAAGAGTATTTTGGATTTGGATGATGTTATAAAAATTGAATATGAATAG
- a CDS encoding DegV family protein, translating into MNNIKIITDSSCDLPEYIIKQYNISVIPLNVLFDEDSYLDGVDITKKEFYEKMRKSTNLPKTSSPSPDRFVKEFNCEQDNIIVISLSSGLSSTYNNALIGKNMYLEGGNEKRIEIIDSKNGSMGTGLLVLAASRMIEKGKSIDYIVDKINKEVKKISTYVVLNTIENAAKAGRISSFKEKIVQVLNLKVTVKVEDGLVKIFSKARGDKKSLNKLIDFIENEGINASEKILAICHSNALDKALKFKEMVNNKYNFKEIIISEIGATIGSYSSEGALLISF; encoded by the coding sequence TTGAATAATATAAAAATAATAACTGATAGCTCGTGCGATTTGCCTGAATATATAATTAAGCAATATAATATATCTGTTATACCGTTAAATGTTCTGTTTGACGAAGATTCTTATTTGGATGGTGTGGATATAACTAAAAAAGAATTTTATGAAAAAATGAGAAAAAGTACTAATCTTCCAAAAACATCTAGTCCATCTCCAGATAGATTTGTAAAAGAGTTTAACTGTGAGCAGGATAATATTATTGTTATATCTTTATCTTCTGGATTATCTAGTACGTATAATAATGCTTTGATAGGTAAAAATATGTACTTAGAAGGAGGAAATGAGAAGAGGATAGAGATAATAGACTCTAAAAATGGATCTATGGGAACTGGTTTATTGGTTCTGGCTGCATCTAGGATGATTGAAAAAGGAAAAAGTATAGACTACATAGTAGATAAAATCAATAAAGAGGTAAAAAAAATTTCAACATATGTTGTGCTTAATACAATAGAAAATGCAGCTAAGGCTGGTAGGATAAGCTCTTTTAAAGAGAAAATAGTTCAAGTTTTAAATTTAAAAGTAACTGTAAAGGTTGAAGATGGCCTTGTTAAAATATTTAGTAAAGCTAGAGGAGACAAGAAAAGTTTAAATAAATTAATAGATTTTATAGAAAATGAAGGGATTAATGCTTCAGAAAAAATATTGGCGATATGTCACTCGAATGCACTGGATAAGGCTTTAAAATTTAAAGAAATGGTTAATAATAAGTATAATTTTAAAGAAATAATAATATCTGAAATAGGAGCAACTATAGGTTCTTATTCGTCTGAAGGAGCTTTGTTGATTAGTTTTTAG
- the pepF gene encoding oligoendopeptidase F — protein MLENRNEIKDEFKWDLESIYKNEDELNKDFEKIKNLLEDIKKYKGILGESEDNLYQTLNLYEQISRLAENTYVYTHMKQHEDTRDTKQQSLSGKSDMLSTQIGTVTSFMIPEIISIDEEKMNEYLNNDKLKPYKKLIDQILRKKPYTLSPKEEEILAMSSDVANVAENAFDMLSFADIKFPEIEDEKGEKVRLTHGNFSKFLQSKNREVRKNAFVNMYDTYTKYKNTFAATLEGSVKREIFYAKARNYDSAIQASLFEDDINLSVYDNLIEVIAKNLDTMHKYLKLKKEFLRLDEIHMYDMYTPLVEKLDIKKPYEEAKEIILKALKPLGDEYLELIQRAFDEKWIDVYENEGKKGGAYSWGSYDSHPFILLNYKDDLNSLFTLAHELGHSAHSYYSRKNQPYLYSHYKIFVAEVASTLNEQLLMDYMLKNSKSDDERVYILNYYLEQFRTTVYRQTMFAEFEKIIHEKSENQETLTNEEFCNIYYDLNAKYYGKDVCVDDEIGMEWARVPHFYSNFYVYKYATGFSAAATLSHNILSGDSNAVDKYLEFLKSGGSEYPLNQLKKAGVDMEDEKAIQIALDTFKELVDELEKSK, from the coding sequence ATATTGGAAAATAGAAACGAAATTAAGGATGAATTTAAATGGGATTTAGAAAGTATATATAAAAATGAAGATGAATTAAATAAAGATTTTGAAAAAATTAAAAATCTTTTAGAAGATATAAAGAAATATAAAGGCATTTTAGGTGAATCTGAGGATAATCTATATCAAACTTTAAACCTATATGAACAAATATCTAGATTGGCTGAAAATACATATGTATACACACATATGAAGCAACATGAAGATACAAGAGATACAAAACAGCAATCTTTATCTGGAAAGTCAGATATGTTATCAACTCAAATAGGAACTGTTACATCGTTTATGATTCCTGAAATCATAAGTATAGATGAAGAAAAGATGAATGAGTACTTAAATAATGATAAGCTAAAGCCTTACAAAAAGCTTATAGATCAAATATTAAGAAAAAAACCGTACACATTATCTCCTAAAGAAGAAGAAATTTTGGCTATGAGTTCTGATGTTGCAAATGTTGCAGAGAATGCATTTGATATGTTATCTTTTGCAGATATTAAGTTTCCTGAGATAGAGGATGAAAAGGGCGAAAAAGTAAGACTTACGCATGGTAATTTTTCGAAGTTCTTGCAAAGTAAAAATAGAGAAGTTAGAAAAAATGCATTTGTAAATATGTATGATACTTATACAAAGTATAAAAATACATTTGCAGCTACATTAGAAGGAAGTGTTAAAAGAGAGATTTTTTATGCGAAAGCGAGAAATTATGATTCTGCTATACAAGCATCTTTGTTTGAAGATGATATAAACTTAAGTGTATATGATAACCTAATAGAGGTTATAGCTAAAAACTTAGATACCATGCATAAATATTTGAAGTTAAAAAAAGAATTTTTGAGATTAGATGAAATACATATGTATGATATGTATACTCCTTTGGTTGAGAAGCTAGATATAAAAAAACCTTATGAGGAAGCTAAAGAGATAATACTTAAAGCTTTAAAACCGTTAGGGGATGAATATTTAGAGTTGATACAAAGGGCTTTTGATGAAAAATGGATAGATGTTTATGAAAATGAAGGTAAAAAAGGAGGAGCTTATTCTTGGGGAAGTTATGATTCACATCCGTTTATACTTCTTAATTATAAAGATGATTTGAATTCTTTATTTACCTTAGCTCATGAACTTGGACATTCTGCACATAGCTATTATTCTAGAAAAAATCAACCTTATCTATATTCTCATTATAAGATATTTGTAGCTGAGGTAGCATCTACTTTAAATGAGCAGTTACTTATGGATTACATGCTTAAAAACAGTAAGAGTGATGATGAGAGAGTATATATATTAAACTATTATTTAGAACAGTTCAGAACTACTGTATATAGACAAACTATGTTTGCTGAATTTGAAAAAATTATACATGAAAAATCTGAAAACCAAGAGACTCTTACTAATGAAGAATTTTGTAATATATACTATGATTTAAATGCTAAATATTATGGAAAAGATGTATGCGTTGATGATGAGATTGGAATGGAATGGGCTAGAGTACCTCATTTTTATTCTAATTTCTATGTATACAAGTATGCAACTGGATTTTCTGCTGCTGCAACTTTAAGTCATAATATATTAAGTGGAGATTCTAACGCAGTAGATAAATATTTAGAATTCTTAAAAAGTGGAGGATCTGAGTATCCACTAAATCAACTTAAAAAAGCTGGTGTAGATATGGAAGATGAAAAGGCTATACAAATAGCTCTTGATACTTTTAAAGAATTAGTAGATGAACTTGAAAAATCCAAATAA